A stretch of Planctomicrobium piriforme DNA encodes these proteins:
- a CDS encoding lipoyl(octanoyl) transferase LipB, producing MSKIPATHLFLNPGDDDQLGIFGCEPAECEFGVLEAVMNHDSGTLCKTTPHQGTLGVHLLGLVDFDATLGLQEQQVYDLSGRDDLAGTLFFCEHPPVISMGREASRANLLLDDEELARRELKVRWVARGGGAICHAPGQLAIYLQLPLQRLGIGLAKYRTLFESAVVAACQELKIPAKRQADDTGIWTRGGQLGYFGACVKAWVSCQGMFLNISVDPRLLELTVSNASGARSASMQSLRLDPVRMPQVREALIRHIADNFGYAATDISTGHPLLRRTKQRVLIHA from the coding sequence ATGTCTAAAATACCAGCGACGCATTTGTTCCTGAATCCCGGCGATGACGACCAACTGGGAATATTCGGATGCGAGCCAGCAGAGTGCGAGTTTGGAGTTCTCGAAGCGGTCATGAACCACGATAGCGGCACCCTCTGCAAAACGACGCCCCATCAGGGGACGCTCGGGGTGCATCTGCTGGGGCTGGTCGACTTCGACGCCACGCTCGGTCTGCAGGAACAACAGGTCTACGACCTCAGCGGTCGCGATGATCTGGCCGGTACGCTGTTCTTCTGTGAACATCCCCCCGTCATTTCGATGGGCCGTGAAGCCAGCCGTGCCAACCTGTTGCTCGATGACGAAGAACTCGCCCGGCGTGAACTGAAAGTCCGCTGGGTCGCCCGCGGCGGCGGCGCGATCTGTCACGCTCCTGGCCAACTGGCGATCTATCTGCAGCTTCCACTCCAGCGGCTCGGCATTGGACTGGCGAAGTACCGCACCCTGTTCGAATCGGCCGTCGTCGCTGCCTGTCAGGAATTGAAAATTCCCGCCAAACGCCAGGCAGACGACACTGGCATCTGGACGCGTGGCGGTCAGCTCGGCTACTTCGGTGCCTGCGTCAAAGCCTGGGTTTCCTGCCAGGGAATGTTCCTGAATATCTCGGTCGATCCCCGTCTGCTGGAGCTGACGGTGTCGAACGCCAGCGGCGCGCGGTCGGCGTCGATGCAGTCATTGCGACTCGACCCGGTGCGGATGCCGCAGGTGCGTGAAGCCCTGATTCGCCACATCGCCGACAATTTCGGTTATGCTGCCACCGATATTTCGACCGGCCACCCTCTTCTGCGAAGAACGAAACAAAGAGTACTGATTCATGCGTGA